In Lolium rigidum isolate FL_2022 chromosome 7, APGP_CSIRO_Lrig_0.1, whole genome shotgun sequence, the DNA window GAACATATACTAGCTACTATCTAGTAATATAAACTATTATAGCTTTACTGTTATGAGTTTTGCTCCGGAACGTATTTGTGCAAGCTGGTTTACTCTGCTTTAAGCACATGTTTATTCGGTTTGAACCTTACTCAGTAGGTTATATTTTTATACTTACACACCTCTTCGATAGAATTTTTGTTATGCTGTACACTGTTCATGTGCGTACATGTACTTATGGTCTTTGATCATAAAATCGCAGTAACATTATTCATACCTCCAAGTTTCTTATATTTATTGTGCCATCCTTTGGCCAGCTGTTTGGGGGGCGGTGATCATGAACTATTAGAGGAGCCTCACTAGGGATGGTTGAGTACTGCATTATTCTTTCTACCGAAATCATCATATTCTCTGCCTCGCATGTGTTCCAGGTTATACTTGACAAGTGTCCATTGAGGTTCAGGGCATAAGTCACTGCAAGTCCAGCAATGCCTGTACATATAATTATGTCAGTTTGGCAGCCACCAAAACTTAGTGATGAGAATATAAAACTGCCAAAAAATCAGCGATAACTTGTGTGCATACAAAACTTACTTGGATTTATAAAACCTTCGGGAAGACTTACTAGCAGAGTCAAAGAAAAGGCAAAGACAAAGTTAGATAGCATGTTTAGCCTGAAGCAAAGCCATTCTATTGCTGAGGTACTATGGAACCATGGTCGTGACTGGTTGTTAATAAGACTGATGTTTGCTTTGCTGAAACGGTCTTTTTGTCCGTATGCTCTAATACTTGCTGCACCTGTAAGTGATTCCGCGAAATGGTGGAGTATTGGAGCCCGCTGAATTTGTGATAAACGAGCCAGTTCTCTTGCTGTTGGTATGTAGTATCGCTGCATAGCACAAGGAAAACATTGGACCTCAGTGCTTTCTGAAAAGAACATCATCATCAAGAATGAAATTTGCACTTACTGCTAATTTATTTTGCAGAATTAATTTGGTGCATACATTTTACCAGAATAAGTTAATTCTAGTGCAAAAGAATCATTGTGAAGAGCTCTTACTTGAAATATATAACAGATTGCTGTCACTGGGATAAAGATGGCAAAAACTGGCCATGCGACCTGGGACATAACGCCAACGGTCCCCAGAAGTTGTATAACGGAAAATGCGCACCAACCAAGCTTGTTTGCCATTTGCAGATCTAAAACAGTTTGGTCATTTGAGACCTGTTACAAAGTACAGTACACAATTATTTATTTCAAGGTGTGCGTGTACAAGAAAGTATAGATGTGAGCAGTAACTGAACCAACCCTGTTTAGGATCCTGCCAGTAGGTGTAGAATcaaagaaggacatgggagcacgGAGGATGCAGTGGAGCATATTCTTGAAGAACTTCTCTGCTGTTAGTAGACCAACAAGTGAAACAAGCATAGTCCGACCAAGTATACATAATGCACTTCCTATAGATAGTAATATGTATACGAAGAAAAGAAGGCCTAATCCAAGCCTTGGGGTGCTTGTTGATGTTGGAGGACACGCCCATGCCATCCAATAGTTGCTTGCTACCTGGAATATTTGGAAGAATGACTGTGCAACAACTATTACCGGTGCTAATGCACCACCGTGAACGGCCGTCAGGTATGCCCAGTAGACCTTCTTGCCAACTCCTCCCATTTCCCGCTCTTCTTCTTGTGTTAGTCTTCCCTTTTCATTGATACCATGTGAGACATCGTGTGCAGACTCTTGCTTAATTATGCCATGAAGTTGATCATCAGTGTCATTTTCTTTGTCAAACTCATTATCACTATCTGCTAAGTTTTTACTGTCTGTTGACAGAACTCTACTGGAAATTTCGGCATTTGTGACAGATTCAATTGCCTGGCTATGGGCTCCTACTATGGCTTCAAACCCTATGTTACGTTGAAGGAGTTCATCAAATCTTCCATTCTGCACAATCTTCCCATCCTGCATCACCTATTATTTTGTACCCCCTGGGTTATTTTACATATTCTTAGCAATACTAACATACATGTAGTACTTGCCAACAGAAAGGTATTCTTGATACTTACTAGTATAAGGTCTGCCACTGGAAGAAATTCGACTTGATGGGTCACATATAATATTGTTTTGTCTTTAAGCATCCCCATTAGGCAATCCTGCAGAACAATATAGCAGTTCATTTTATACTTGCATTTATGCAGACTTGGGTCTCTAAACCATACAGTATGCGACTAAGTTTTGAAAGATAGTTATGAAGTTAACGGTATACAAACATTGATAATAAATCTATTGTTTTATGCATATGCGACAAACAAACCTTGAAAAGTTGGCCTCCAGTGTGAGCATCTACAGCGCTGAAAGGATCATCAAAGAGGTAGATATCTGCATCCTCGTACACCGACCTTGCAATCTGAATCCGCTGTTTCTGTCCACCACTCATGTTAATTCCTCTTTCTCCAATCTCTGTTAGATCCCCATTTGCAAATAGCTCAAGATCTCTAGTCAATGCACAAGCTTGTATTATCTTTTGATACTTTTCCTTGTCATATGGGTTTCCAAACAGAATGTTGTCTCTGATATTCCCAGACAGGATCCAGGCTGTCTGAGGAACATATGCTTTTCTCCCACTGACCCTCACAGCCCCAGCTAGCTTAGGCATCTCCCCAAGTATGCATGATAATAGACTGGATTTCCCAGAGCCGACCATTCCACAGATTGCTACTTTCATCCCTCTCTTTACCTTTAAATTTACATCTGTTATAGTTGGAGTTGTGTTCTCAAATTCCCAGCTGAATGCTCCATGATCAATCTCCACATCGTAGTTCGTGTCACTCCTTGGTACTTCTGTAATTGTGTCACATTTCAGTTCTTCTTCCAGGAGGTATTGTGCTACTCGATCAACTGAAACTTTTCCCTGAGCAAACACCGAAAGTAAATCGGGAATTGTGAATATTGGATCTTGTAACATCCGGAACGTTGCAAGAGCAGACAAAACAGTGCCAGCTGTTAGAGGAATCCCCATCAATATACATGTACCGAATGTTATGGAGGACATGAATGCAGGGGACCCCCAAATTATGAATGTTGTTAAAGCCGCCAACCTTACAGATTTCCACAACCAATTGTGCTCTTCCCTTCGTAATGCTTCTATCTTTTGAAGGTACTCTGTATCCCATGCTtgaagtttcagtattttcatgcTTCTAAGTACTTCCATTGTTGCCTTCATTCTGTTGTCTTTAGCAGTCATGATCTTTGATTGTAACCTTTTCTGCAGTCTGGTTAGAGGAATATTGCAAGCCAGTATTGCCAGTGTTGCTGCTAAACCAGCCCATGCTCCAGCCCCTAGGTTTTGA includes these proteins:
- the LOC124669327 gene encoding putative ABC transporter C family member 15, which codes for MEGGWSLHLPALTRIQDRVQAMFLHAAGLLDDSTGSIISQYLRKWPEVYSPCFWTSTFVLIQLVFITSIVAQFLFKRIRWCMERLKTATPEGNKFSNLEQRNADIKLGVSYEASKLCCLLILVSHVMRILFLPLQGRISGCKHPPFVLSEGLQMLSWIILSLAVFGLQKTKSAKHPLTIRAWWIFNFLQSIISVIFDLRLSLSDHEYIGYAELIDLFTLVVGTYLFAISARGKTGITLINISITEPLLSPSAGQRTETERTSLYSRASVLDLVTFSWMSPLFSTGYKKPLDNTDVPDLDGMDNADLLSDSFKRTVVDVECRHGISTLSIYRAMFLFIRRKATVNAIFAILCACASYVGPLLINDLVKFLGGKRTYGLEKCYLLAVAFLSAKVVETVAQRQWIFGARRLGMRLRAALISHIYQKGLRLSCSARQKHTSGEIINYMSVDIQRITDVIWYINYIWMLPIQLTLAVYVLHQNLGAGAWAGLAATLAILACNIPLTRLQKRLQSKIMTAKDNRMKATMEVLRSMKILKLQAWDTEYLQKIEALRREEHNWLWKSVRLAALTTFIIWGSPAFMSSITFGTCILMGIPLTAGTVLSALATFRMLQDPIFTIPDLLSVFAQGKVSVDRVAQYLLEEELKCDTITEVPRSDTNYDVEIDHGAFSWEFENTTPTITDVNLKVKRGMKVAICGMVGSGKSSLLSCILGEMPKLAGAVRVSGRKAYVPQTAWILSGNIRDNILFGNPYDKEKYQKIIQACALTRDLELFANGDLTEIGERGINMSGGQKQRIQIARSVYEDADIYLFDDPFSAVDAHTGGQLFKDCLMGMLKDKTILYVTHQVEFLPVADLILVMQDGKIVQNGRFDELLQRNIGFEAIVGAHSQAIESVTNAEISSRVLSTDSKNLADSDNEFDKENDTDDQLHGIIKQESAHDVSHGINEKGRLTQEEEREMGGVGKKVYWAYLTAVHGGALAPVIVVAQSFFQIFQVASNYWMAWACPPTSTSTPRLGLGLLFFVYILLSIGSALCILGRTMLVSLVGLLTAEKFFKNMLHCILRAPMSFFDSTPTGRILNRVSNDQTVLDLQMANKLGWCAFSVIQLLGTVGVMSQVAWPVFAIFIPVTAICYIFQRYYIPTARELARLSQIQRAPILHHFAESLTGAASIRAYGQKDRFSKANISLINNQSRPWFHSTSAIEWLCFRLNMLSNFVFAFSLTLLVSLPEGFINPSIAGLAVTYALNLNGHLSSITWNTCEAENMMISVERIMQYSTIPSEAPLIVHDHRPPNSWPKDGTINIRNLEVRYAEHLPSVLRNISCTIPGRKKVGIVGRTGSGKSTLIQALFRIVESRVGTIEIDNVDISKIGLHDLRGRLSIIPQDPTMFEGTVRGNLDPLNEYSDQHIWETLDKCQLGDIVRQSQKKLDSTVVENGENWSVGQRQLFCLGRVLLKRSNVLVLDEATASVDSPTDAIIQQTLREEFGDCTVLTVAHRIHTVIDSDLILVFSEGRIIEYDTPSRLLEDKNSEFSRLIKEYSRRSKGF